The segment GCCGTTGACGAACGCTTCCCGCCGGACGATCGCCATCGCGCCGAGATGTTCGAGCCGGGGCGATTCCCAGCGCGACAGGCAGGGCAGGTCGACCAGCGCGAAGACGCGGGCGTTGCGGTCGACATGGTCGAGCGCGGCGAGCTGCTGCTCCTGATAGGCGGAGATGCCGGCGAACTGGACGGTCGCCTGCCACACGCGCACCCCGAAGATCGCCAGCGCGATCGCGGCGATGCTGCCCAGCGCGACCCGGTTGGTGGTGCGCGGCACCAGCCCGAGCACCCCGATCGCGACGACATAGGGGGCGAGCCGCATGTCGGCATAGGCCGAGCCGATGACGATGCGCGGCATCAGGACATAGGCGATGATCAGCACCAGCGTGGCGACGCCGAGGGTGCGGCGCATGTCGACGCCGACCTTGCGCCAGCCGATCGAGCCGATGCCGAACAGCACCAGCATGATCAGCAGCGACACCAGCCAGATGTCGAATTCCATCCACTGGGTGCGCAGCGAGGAGACCAGATAGACATATTTGGCCTTCCAGTTGAACCAGTCGGCGGTCTCCCCCTGCACGTCGCCCGATCGCCACAGCAGCATCAGCAGCATCGGCGGGGCGAGCGGCAGGCAGTGGAGCGCGCCGCGCCACAGCGCCTCGGCATAGCCGCGCCCCTCGACGTCGCGCATCCGCACGATCTCGGCCGAGAAGGCGAGCAGGCCGAGCACGCCCCAGGCGAAGCCGTGCGCCAGCCAGACCAGGCAGCCGATCGGCACGAACAGGATCGCGCGCAGCCGGATCCGCCCCATCCGCGCCAGATAGAGCCACAGCGCGAAGGCGTTGAGCGCGAACGCCATCGCCAGCACATAGTTGATGAAGCCCCACTGGAACGGCCAGCAATAGGCGAAGGGCGCGACCAGCCCGGCCGTCGCCGGCAGCCGGCCATGGACCTCGCGCGCGATCAGCAGGAAGCCGGTCAGCGTCAGCGGCGGCACCATCATGACGATCAGCTTCACGCCCAGCTCGAGCCCGAACAGCTTGGCCATGGGCACGATCAGCAGGTCGACGCCGAGATTGCCCATCAGCGCCCATTGGAAGCTGAAATAGTCGGTGAGCAGCGGCGAGGAGGGATCGGACAGCTCGACCCGGTAGCGCCCCATATGTCCCATCAGGTCGACCAGCGGGGGAACCTCGGGCCGGATCAGCGGGATGATCGATATGATCGCGAGGACGGCGATATACCAGGGTCGCGTCCACCAGCCGGACGGCGGCGTCAGAGGCGGTGTGGACCGGAACATCGGGACTCGCCCTTATGTCGGGCGCGGAAGGACGGCAAGGGGTTGGCGCGATTCCGGCGGGAATATCGGCTGCCTCGTCGGCGTATATCGCCGTTTCAGGACCGTCGCCGCCACAGCCGCAGCGTACTGCCCTCCAGCGGCACCGGTTCCAGCCAGGCCGGCACTTCGCCGCGCAGCAGCCGGGCCGCGAGCCCGTCGTGCGACGCCCCGGCATAGAGGTTGGTCTCGGTGCCGGTGGGGTCGATCAGCAGATAGGCCATGCCGTGCGTCGCCATGATGCGGCGGGCGACCTCGGGCGGCTGGGTGAAGGCCAGGATCACCCGGCGGATCGCCTGCGGATCGCGGTGATGGCCGCTGCCGGCATAGCTGTGCGGCGTGGCGATCAGCAGGCGCGGGGTGAGGTCGAGCCCGGTCAGGATGGTGCTGCGCGGCAGCCGTGCGAGCGGATCGAGGCTGGTGCAGGGGGCGAAGCAATAATGGACCGGCGCGGTCGCCTTGGCGGCGTTCGTGGCAGGGGCGGTGCGGTCGACGACCAGCACGCCCGCCGCGACCGCTCCGATCGGCGACAGTGCGAGGAACGCCGTGGCCGAGGCGACGACGCGGGCCGGCATGCGCCGCCAGCGGTCGATCGCGCCCAGCAGCCGGGCGAGCAGCCAGGCGGTGCCGGGCAGGGCGCAGCCATGGGCGAAGCCGCCGGCGCGCTGGACGAGCAGCGCGACCGCGAAGGCGGCGGCGAGGATCGCGGCCATGGTCAGCCAGTTGCGCGCCTCGGCGCTGGTCCGCGCGCTGCGCCAGGCGGCGAGCGTGCCGAGCAGGCCGACCAGCGGAAAGCCGATCAGCATCGCCGCATTGTCGGCCGGCTGCCGCCAGACGGGCAGCCCTTCGAGGACATTGTCGTACCAGAAGTGGCGCGACACCGGATCGAGCGTGGCGAACGGCCCGGCGAGGCAGGCGGGCGCGGTCGCCGCGAGCAGCGCGACGCCGAGCGCCCCGGCCAGGACCAGCGCCGCGATCCGCGCGCCGACGCCGCGCCGCGTGGCGATCCGCAGCCCGATCGCGGCGGTGATCGGCGTGACGATCAGCGGCCCGAACCAGGCGGGGCTGACCGCGTCGCACCAATATTGGCCCCAGCCGGCGCGCCCGTGGAAGCCGGCGAACAGGAGCAGGCTGGCGCCGCCGAATGCGGCCGCGAAGGCGCGGAGCCGCTCGGTCTCGCCCCAGCACAGGCAGCGCAGCGCCAGCAGCAGCGCGATCGCCGCCGCCGCCGGCAGCGCTTCGAGCGAAATGGCGAGCCACAGCGCGGTGACGATGCCGCCCATGGTCCCGCCGCGCAGCGGCCGGCGGTCGAAGCAGGCGGCGACCGCGAACAGGCCCAGCGCGGTCTGCCAGCCATGATGGTCGATCCGCATCGGCAGGACGTGGAACAGGATCATCGGCGCGGTCGCGGCGAGCGTCGCCGCGAGCAGCGCCGCGCGCCGGCCGGCGAGCCGCGCGGTGGCGAGCGCGACCGCCGACAGCGTCCCCGCGAAGGTGATCAGCGGCACCGCGCTGGCGGCGACGCGCTCGGCGCTCGCCCCGCCGAGCAGCGGCTGGAGCAACAGGATCAACCCGGCGATCGGCAGGTCGACGATCCGCGACCAGTGCATCGGCACGCCGTGCGGCGGATCGATGCGATATTGGGTGACGTCGAAGAAGCTCTGCCCGCCCAGCCAGTCGCGGACCTGCTGGAGCCGCAGATAATCGTCGGGGTCCCACATTTCGAGCGGCGCGATGCGGCTGTATGCGACGGCCAGCAGCACCGTCGCCGCGAGCGCCCAGAGCGCGGCGATGCCGAGGATCAGGCGGCGGGGAGAGAGGGAGGTATCAGTCATGTCCCCCCTCCCTTTCAAGGGAGGGGCCGGGGGTGGGTGCGAGCGCAGCGAGCCCGCCTCGATCGTCCCGCAAAACTCCGCCAAGGGGGATCGACCCCCTTGGCTGCGTCACCCACCCCTTGCCCCTCCCTTGAAAGGGAGGGGAAGGACTGAGGGTCACGCCGCCTTCCTGTCGGCGATCCGGGTCGGCACCGCGCGTTCGGAACGGAGCGCGGCGGCGACGCCGGCATCGTCGCCCTCGCGGCCGGCCTCGTGATATTCGGCGTCCTCGTTGACCGCCCAGACGTCGTGGCGGCGGGCGCCGGCGGCGATGTTGCGGGCGGTCAGCATCGCCGTCATCATCGCATGGTCCTGGTTGTTGTAGCGGTGCATGCCGTTGCGGCCGACGAAGTGGAGCGTCGGGTAGCGCGCCTCCAGCTCGCCGCGCACCGCCGCGACATGGGCGGCATAGTCGTCGTCATAGACCGGATAGGCCTTTTCCTGGCGGACGACCGCGCCGCCGGCCACGGCGGCCGGGTCGCACAGGCCGAGCTGCGCCAGCTCCCGCGTCGCCAGCGCGACGAGGTCCTCGTCCGACGACGACCACAGGCCGTCGCCCTCGAAGCAGAAATATTCGAGCCCGACGCAGGCCAGCGCCGGATCGGGCACCATCTCGGGCGACCAGCTCCGGAAATTCTGGATGCGGCCGACCTGCACCCGATCGTCATGGATGTAGATCCAGTTGTCGGGGAACAGGTCCTCCGACCGGATCATCAGCGCGACGGTCAGGAAGTCGCGATAGTGGAGCGCCATCGCGTCGGGCAGCGTCGCCGGCAGCGGGTGGATGCGGCTCGCCAGCTCGCGCATCGGCGCGGAGCTGATCACATGGTCGGCGGTCAGCATCGCCAGCCGGCCGTCGCGCGCCATCGCCGCGACCCGCCACAGCCCGGCGGTCTCGTCCCACGACAGCTGGTGGAGCATGTGTCCCATCAGCAGGTTGTTGCCCTGCTCCAGGATGCGATCGCGCGCGGCGTCCCACATCATGCCGGGGCCCTTGCGCGGATAGCGGAAGCTTTCGAGCAGGGTCTTGGCCTGCATCCCGTCATTGGGCCGCCTGTTGAGGCCCAGCGAGCGGCGGACGCCGTCCCACACCGCCTTGCCCAGGCTCAGCCCCTTGATCCGCTGCGCCGCCCAGTCGGCCGACATCTCGTCGCACGGCATGCCCCACACCTTCTCGGTATAGGTCTTGAAGAAAATGCCGAACAGGCGGGCGCCGAACTGGTTGACGACCCATTGCTCGAAGCTCTTCACCTCCTTGTGGGGGAACAGCTTCCAGCGGAAGAAGCTGGCCATGCACAAGGTCGACTGCCACAGGCCCAGGTTGCGCAGCGCCTCGAAGGCGCGCAGCGGGTAGCTGTAATATTTGCCGCGATAATAGATGCGGCTCATCCGCGGCCGCTCGATGAAGTCGTCGGGCAGCAGCTCGTTCCACAGGTCGACCACCTCGCGCGACTTGGAGAAGAAACGGTGGCCGCCGATGTCGAATCGGAAACCCTCATGCTCGACGGTGCGGCTGATCCCGCCGACCTGGTCGGGGTCCTTCTCGATCAGAGTGACGGTGAAGCCCTGCTTGCCGAGCATGTAGCCGGCGGTCAGCCCCGCGGGGCCCGCCCCGATGATCGCGACGTCGACATGGTGGGAGGCGCGCGGCATCAAAGGTCCCTCATATCCGGATATCCGCCGAAGCCATGGCCGACGAGCCGCTAAGACATGGTTAACGGCGGGGGTTCTGCGCCGCGCCGCCGGCCGTCGCCTTTCTGTCATCGGACTGTCTTATCGAGGGGCGGGACCGACGATCCGGGGATGGACATGCTGAACAGGACGCAGGGCAAGGCGAAGCCGCGGGTCGTCGAGTTCGATCCGGTGCTGGCGGCGCTGGTCGCCGAGCGGCTGGCGCAGGGGCTGCATCCCTCGCTGATCGCGCTGCAGCTCGCCCAGCGCGCCGATCCCGAACTGGTCGGCGCCTATGCGCGCGAGATCGAGGGCCATCCCTATTTCCAGGGCGCGATGGCCGTCGCCGACGCGCTCCGCAAGCGCGACTGGATTCTCGACTGCCAGGCCGCCTCCTGGCGCCGCTCGCCCGACGCGACCCGGATCGCGCGGCGCGAATCGCTCGATCCCGAGACTTTCCTGCGCGACCATTATGCCGGCCAGCGGCCGGTGGTGATCGGCGGCCTGGTCGATCATTGGCCGGCGCTGTCGCTGTGGACGGCCGATTATCTGGAGCGGCGGATCGGTCGGGAGACGCCGGTCGAGGCGCAGAAGGGGCGGGAGTCGCGCAAGGATTTCGAGCGGCGCAAGCTGGAGCTGCGGCGGACCGTGCCGTTCGGCGAGATCGCCGACGCGCTGCGCAGCGCGGAGCCGTCGAACGACCTCTACGTCACCGCCAACAACGGGGCGGGCAACCGCGCCGCCTTCGAACCGGTCTGGGGCGATTTCGGCCCGATCGAGGGCTATACCGTCCCGCGCGACGGGCAGGACGGCTATCTGTGGATCGGCCCGGCGGGCACGATCACCCCCTTCCACCACGACCTCACCAACAACCTGCTGGTCCAGGTCCGTGGCCGCAAGCGCGTCCATATGGTGCCGAACTGGGAAGAGGCGCGGATGAAGACGGCCCGCCGCATCTTCAGCGACTGGACGCTGGAGGCGCTGCAGGAGGCGGGCGACAAGGGGCCGGTGCTGCTGGAGACGGAGATCGGTCCGGGCGACGCGCTGTTATCCCGGTCGGCTGGTGGCATCATGTCGTCAGCCTCGACGCGAGCTGCTCGGTGCTGTTCACCAACTTCGCCTGGCCGAACGATTTCGCGACCCCCTTCATGGAAGGGCGCTGACGCCGGGCGCCGGGACTGGTCAAAGCCGGTCCGCTGGCTTAGCCATCGCCATGTGACCCTATCTGTCAGGAACCGGCCTTTCCGGATCGCGCTGCTGTCGCTGGCCCTGTTGTCGCTGGCCGGTGCCGCGCCGCCCGCGAACCCCGACGAAGCGTTCAGCCTCTATGCCGACGCGACCGTCATCGACGGCACCGGCGCTCCGCCACGGGCGCATCAGGACATCCTGGTGCGCGGGCAGCGGATCGTTGCGGTCGCGCCGCACGGCACGATCGCCGGCGCGGATGGGGCGAAGCGGATCGACCTGTCGGGGCGCTTCGTCATGCCGGGGCTGATCGACACCCATGTCCACCTCGCCACCCCGCCCGACGACGACAGGGCGCGCGCGATCCTGCGGCGCAACCTCTATGGCGGGGTGACGGCGGTGCGCGACATGGCCGACGACGTGCGGCCGGTGGCCGAGCTCGGCCGCGCCGCGCTGGCCGGGGAGATCGCCGCGCCCGACATCCATTATGCCGCGCTGATGGCGGGCCCGCCCTTCTTCCAGGACCCCCGCGTGCTGGCGGTGACGCTGGGCGTCACGCCGGGCAAGGCGCCCTGGATGCAGGCGATCGACGATCGCACCGACCTCAGGACCGCGGTGACGCTGGCGCGCGGTACTTCGGCGACCGCGATCAAGATCTATGCCGATCTGCCGCCGCGCCTCGTCAAGGCGATCACGGCGGAGGCGCATCGCCAGCATTTCCGGGTCTGGGCGCACAGCGCGGTGTTCCCGACCCGTCCGGCCGACGTGATCGCGGCCGGCGCCGACACCGTCAGCCATGTCTGCTACCTCGCCTATCAGGTCGAGCCGGTGATGCTCGCCGCCTATGAGGACCGCACGCCGGTCAATGAGGCGTTGCTCGCGTCCGAGGGCGACGATCCAGTGATCGCCGGCCTCTACCGCGCGATGCTGAAGCACGGCACGATCCTCGATGCGACCGGCAGCCTGTTCGTCCGCACCGACAAGGCGCGGCAGCAGCATCCGGAGAAGCGGCGGCTGCGCTGCACCGGCGCCACGACGACCCGGCTGACTCGGCAGGCGTGGAAGGCCGGGGTGCCGATCTCGACCGGCACCGACTTCGTCCAGGGCTATCGCAGCGACTGGCCCGACGTGCATGAGGAGATGTTCTTCCTCGCCCGCGACGTCGGCATGCCGCCGATCGAGGTGATCCGCTCGGCGACGCTGGTCGGCGCGCAGGCGACGGGGCAGGCGGCCGACATGGGGTCGATCGAGCCCGGCAAGCTCGCCAATTTCCTGGTGCTGGCCGCCGATCCGGCCGCCGACATCGGCAATATCCGGACGATCGAGACGGTGGTGAAGCGCGGCCGCGCCTATCCGCGCGGCGACTATCGGCCGACGACCAGGGTGGAAATGGGGGACGGCGATGACGATTGAACGGCGCGAATTCCTGGCGCTCGCCACGGCGACGGCGGCGACGGCGGCCCTGCCGGGGCCGCTGCTGGCGGCGGCTGCGGCCGATCCGCTCACGGGCCGGATCGTCGTCAATGCGCTCGGCGGGCTGGGCGATCCCAACGACCGGGGCGACGGCCTCGTCCCGCGCTTCAGCCCGCGCGTGCTGGCGGAAGCGCATGCCTCGGGGCTGACCGCGGTCAACATCACGCTCGGCTATGTGGCGGGCCCCGCCGATCCGTTCGAGGCGAGCGTCCGCGACATCGCCGCGACCGATCGGCTGGTGCGCGAGCATGGCCGCGACCTGGTCAAGATCCTCACCGCCGCCGACATCCGCCGCGCCCGGACGGAGGGCAAGGTCGGGCTGATCTACGGTTTCCAGAACGGCGCGATGATGGGCAAGGACGTCGGCCGCGCCGACATCTTCGCGAATCTCGGCGTGCGCATCTTCCAACTCACCTACAATCCCGCCAACCAGATCGGCGACGGATCGATGGCGCCCGAGAATCGCGGGATCACCCCGTTCGGGCACGAGCTGATCGCCCGGCTCAACGCGCTGCGGGTGATGGTCGACCTGTCGCACAGCGGCGAGCGGACCTGCCTGGAGGCGGCCCGCGCCTCGCGCGCGCCGATCTCGATCAACCACACCGGCTGCCGCGCGCTGGTCGACCTGCCGCGCAACAAGACCGACGCCGAGCTGCGGCTGGTGGCCGAGCGGGGCGGCTTCGTCGGCATCTATTTCATGCCCTTCCTCAACGCGACCGGCCATGCCCGCGCCGAGGACGTCGTCGCGCATATCGACCATGCGGTGAATGTCTGCGGCGAGGACCATGTCGGCATCGGCACCGACGGCGACGTCACCGCGATCGACGATCTCAAGGCCTATGAGGCCACGCTCGCCAAGGAGATCGCCGAGCGCCGCGCCGCCGGGATCAGCGCGGCGGGCGAGCGGCCCGACACCTATCCCTTCGTCGTCGACCTGCGCGGGCCCGACCAGTTCCGCACGCTCGCCCGGCTGCTCCAGGCGAAGGGCTATGGCAGCGCCCGGATCGAGAAGATCCTGGGCGCCAATTTCCTGCGCTATGCCGAGACGATCTGGGGCGCCTGACCGGCGGGTTCAGGCGGGCACCGGCTCCGCCGCGAAGGAGGCGAGCTGGGCGGCATGCGCCGCCTGGAAGGCCGGCCGCGCGGTGCAGCGGTCGCGATAGGCGGCGAGGGTCGGGAATTCGGCCATCAGCGCATCGTCGGACACCTCGCGCAGCACCGTCGCCATGACGATGTCGGCGGCGGTGAAGTCGCCCTCCAGATAGTCCTTGTCGCCAAGCCAGCCGGCGAGCGCGGCGAGTCGTCCGCGCAGCGTCTCGATCACCTGCGGGCGGCGCAGGCGGCCCCATTCGGCGTCGGGGTTGAAGGTGTCGATATTGACGAGGTCGAAGACGAACGGCTCGACGCTGTTGAGCGCCGCCGTCACCCAGGTCAGCACCCGGGCGCGGCCCTGCGCGGTGCGCGGCATCAGCCGCTCGCAACGCTCGGCGATGCGCAGCACCATCGCGCCGCTCTCGAACATCTGCACCTCCTCGTCGCGATAGGCGGGGACCTGGCCGAACGGCTGCTCGCGGCGATAGTCCGCGCCCTTCGCCGTCTCGAAGCCGATCAGCCGCTCGCGATAGCCGAGCCCGGCCTCCTCGCAAGCCCAGCGCGGCCGCAGGTCACGGACGAAGCCGCGGGCGAAATCGGGCACCCAGGCGAAGCCGGTGATCTCGATGGCGGCGTTCTGGTCGATCGGCATGACGGACTCCTCTCTCTCGCTCTGTCGGACGAGAAGGGTTGATATCAACATATTGGGGCGCTGTCAAAGCACGGGCCGGAATCGTCTAGCCCAGCGCGGCCTTGAGCTTCTCGCGGTCGAGCTGGCCTTCCCAGCGGGCGACGACGACGGTGGCGACGGCGTTGCCGACGAAGTTGGTGAGGCTGCGGCATTCGGACATGAAGCGGTCGATGCCGAGGATCAGCGCCATCCCCGCGACCGGCACCGACGGCACGATCGACAGGGTGGCCGCGAGGGTGACGAAGCCCGCGCCGGTCACCCCGGCGGCGCCCTTCGACGACAGCATCGCCACCAGCAGCAGGCTGATCTGCTCGCCCAGCGACAGGTCGACGTCGCAGGCCTGGGCGATGAACAGCGCCGCCAGCGTCATGTAGATGTTGGTGCCGTCGAGGTTGAACGAATAGCCGGTCGGCACGACCAGCCCGACGATCGGCTTGGCGCAGCCGGCCTGCTCCATCTTCGCCATCAGGTTGGGCAGCGCGCTTTCGGAGGAGGAGGTGCCGAGCACCAGCAGCAGCTCGTCCTTGAGATAGGCGATCAGCCGCAGGATCGAGAAGCCGGCGATCCGCGCGATGATGCCGAGGACGACGAGGACGAAGCCGATCGAGGTCAGGTAGAAGCACAGCACCAGCCCGCCGAGATTGGCGAGGCTGCCCAGCCCGAACTTGCCGATGGTGAAGGCCATCGCGCCGAACGCGCCGATCGGGGCCGCCTTCATCAATATCCCGACCAGCCGGAAGACGACGGCGACCAGCCGTTCGAGCAGGTCGGTCACCGGCTGGGCGCGCTCGCCGACCAGCGACAGCGCGATGCCGAACAGGATCGCGACGAACAGCACCTGGAGGATCTCGCCCTGCGCCAGCGCCGAGAGCAGCGTGTCGGGGATGATCGCCATCAGGAAGCCGACCAGCGACTGGTCGTGCGCGGCCTTGGCATAGTCGGCGATGTGGCTGCTATCGAGGTCGGCGACGGCGATGTGCATCCCCGCGCCCGGCTGGACGACATTGGCGACGAACAGGCCGACGATCAGCGCGAGCGTCGACACCGCGAGGAAATAGCCGAACGCCTTGAGCGCGACCCGGCCGAGATCGCCGAGATGGCTGAGCCCGGCGATGCCGGTCACCACGGTCAGGAAGATCACCGGCGCGATGATCATCTTGACCAGCTTGATGAACGCGTCGCCGAGCGGCTTGAGCTGCGCGCCGACATCGGGCGCCAGCCAGCCGAGCAGCACGCCCAGCACGATCGCCAGCAGCACCTGCGCATAGAGCGATCGCCAGAAGGGCGGACGAATGGCCGGCGCGGCGTCGCTGTCGATGATCATGGGATGATGGGGCCCCCTCCGAATGGAAGCGGACACTGCCCTTATCCCCCCTCCCTTTCAAGGGAGGGGAAGGGGGTGGGTGCGAGCGCAGCGAGCTTCCTCGCTCGTCCCGTAGAACTTCGCCAAGGGGGATCGACCCCCTTGGCTCC is part of the Rhizorhabdus wittichii RW1 genome and harbors:
- a CDS encoding UDP-galactopyranose mutase (PFAM: amine oxidase) — protein: MPRASHHVDVAIIGAGPAGLTAGYMLGKQGFTVTLIEKDPDQVGGISRTVEHEGFRFDIGGHRFFSKSREVVDLWNELLPDDFIERPRMSRIYYRGKYYSYPLRAFEALRNLGLWQSTLCMASFFRWKLFPHKEVKSFEQWVVNQFGARLFGIFFKTYTEKVWGMPCDEMSADWAAQRIKGLSLGKAVWDGVRRSLGLNRRPNDGMQAKTLLESFRYPRKGPGMMWDAARDRILEQGNNLLMGHMLHQLSWDETAGLWRVAAMARDGRLAMLTADHVISSAPMRELASRIHPLPATLPDAMALHYRDFLTVALMIRSEDLFPDNWIYIHDDRVQVGRIQNFRSWSPEMVPDPALACVGLEYFCFEGDGLWSSSDEDLVALATRELAQLGLCDPAAVAGGAVVRQEKAYPVYDDDYAAHVAAVRGELEARYPTLHFVGRNGMHRYNNQDHAMMTAMLTARNIAAGARRHDVWAVNEDAEYHEAGREGDDAGVAAALRSERAVPTRIADRKAA
- a CDS encoding amidohydrolase (PFAM: amidohydrolase), whose protein sequence is MLNRTQGKAKPRVVEFDPVLAALVAERLAQGLHPSLIALQLAQRADPELVGAYAREIEGHPYFQGAMAVADALRKRDWILDCQAASWRRSPDATRIARRESLDPETFLRDHYAGQRPVVIGGLVDHWPALSLWTADYLERRIGRETPVEAQKGRESRKDFERRKLELRRTVPFGEIADALRSAEPSNDLYVTANNGAGNRAAFEPVWGDFGPIEGYTVPRDGQDGYLWIGPAGTITPFHHDLTNNLLVQVRGRKRVHMVPNWEEARMKTARRIFSDWTLEALQEAGDKGPVLLETEIGPGDALLSRSAGGIMSSASTRAARCCSPTSPGRTISRPPSWKGADAGRRDWSKPVRWLSHRHVTLSVRNRPFRIALLSLALLSLAGAAPPANPDEAFSLYADATVIDGTGAPPRAHQDILVRGQRIVAVAPHGTIAGADGAKRIDLSGRFVMPGLIDTHVHLATPPDDDRARAILRRNLYGGVTAVRDMADDVRPVAELGRAALAGEIAAPDIHYAALMAGPPFFQDPRVLAVTLGVTPGKAPWMQAIDDRTDLRTAVTLARGTSATAIKIYADLPPRLVKAITAEAHRQHFRVWAHSAVFPTRPADVIAAGADTVSHVCYLAYQVEPVMLAAYEDRTPVNEALLASEGDDPVIAGLYRAMLKHGTILDATGSLFVRTDKARQQHPEKRRLRCTGATTTRLTRQAWKAGVPISTGTDFVQGYRSDWPDVHEEMFFLARDVGMPPIEVIRSATLVGAQATGQAADMGSIEPGKLANFLVLAADPAADIGNIRTIETVVKRGRAYPRGDYRPTTRVEMGDGDDD
- a CDS encoding peptidase M19, renal dipeptidase (PFAM: peptidase M19, renal dipeptidase), with protein sequence MTIERREFLALATATAATAALPGPLLAAAAADPLTGRIVVNALGGLGDPNDRGDGLVPRFSPRVLAEAHASGLTAVNITLGYVAGPADPFEASVRDIAATDRLVREHGRDLVKILTAADIRRARTEGKVGLIYGFQNGAMMGKDVGRADIFANLGVRIFQLTYNPANQIGDGSMAPENRGITPFGHELIARLNALRVMVDLSHSGERTCLEAARASRAPISINHTGCRALVDLPRNKTDAELRLVAERGGFVGIYFMPFLNATGHARAEDVVAHIDHAVNVCGEDHVGIGTDGDVTAIDDLKAYEATLAKEIAERRAAGISAAGERPDTYPFVVDLRGPDQFRTLARLLQAKGYGSARIEKILGANFLRYAETIWGA
- a CDS encoding Glutathione S-transferase, N-terminal domain (PFAM: Glutathione S-transferase, N-terminal domain; Glutathione S-transferase, C-terminal domain), with protein sequence MPIDQNAAIEITGFAWVPDFARGFVRDLRPRWACEEAGLGYRERLIGFETAKGADYRREQPFGQVPAYRDEEVQMFESGAMVLRIAERCERLMPRTAQGRARVLTWVTAALNSVEPFVFDLVNIDTFNPDAEWGRLRRPQVIETLRGRLAALAGWLGDKDYLEGDFTAADIVMATVLREVSDDALMAEFPTLAAYRDRCTARPAFQAAHAAQLASFAAEPVPA
- a CDS encoding sodium:dicarboxylate symporter (PFAM: sodium:dicarboxylate symporter), producing MIIDSDAAPAIRPPFWRSLYAQVLLAIVLGVLLGWLAPDVGAQLKPLGDAFIKLVKMIIAPVIFLTVVTGIAGLSHLGDLGRVALKAFGYFLAVSTLALIVGLFVANVVQPGAGMHIAVADLDSSHIADYAKAAHDQSLVGFLMAIIPDTLLSALAQGEILQVLFVAILFGIALSLVGERAQPVTDLLERLVAVVFRLVGILMKAAPIGAFGAMAFTIGKFGLGSLANLGGLVLCFYLTSIGFVLVVLGIIARIAGFSILRLIAYLKDELLLVLGTSSSESALPNLMAKMEQAGCAKPIVGLVVPTGYSFNLDGTNIYMTLAALFIAQACDVDLSLGEQISLLLVAMLSSKGAAGVTGAGFVTLAATLSIVPSVPVAGMALILGIDRFMSECRSLTNFVGNAVATVVVARWEGQLDREKLKAALG